In a genomic window of Occallatibacter riparius:
- the add gene encoding adenosine deaminase, with amino-acid sequence MNDVADFIRRLPKAELHLHLEGTIAPATLVELSQRHDREPLTQAEAEALYRFQDFSGFLDAFKAVTNRLVGPADYELAAWRMAQRLAQQGIVHAEVYISVGVIYVWRNHDPECFEPIFAGLEQARVRAQRELGISLYWIFDAVRHFTLEEAARVFRKAIEMRCEYTSIIGIGLGGDERRCGSEPFRELYAEARAAGLRLTNHAGETTPPEAIREALAIGSERIGHALSAVQDSELLEELKVRSTPLELNPTSNVRTGVCASWAEHPLRRYFDLGLLVTLNSDDPAFFGSDLEGEYMLAHTEQGFTRDELRRLASNSIEASFLPEVEKASWTARIESIG; translated from the coding sequence ATGAACGACGTTGCGGATTTCATCCGCCGCCTTCCCAAAGCTGAGCTTCACCTCCACCTCGAAGGCACAATCGCTCCGGCCACTCTCGTCGAGCTGAGCCAGCGGCATGACCGCGAGCCGCTGACGCAGGCTGAGGCCGAAGCGCTTTACCGCTTCCAGGACTTCTCGGGGTTCCTCGACGCATTCAAGGCGGTCACCAACCGCTTGGTCGGGCCGGCAGACTACGAACTCGCAGCCTGGCGCATGGCCCAGCGGCTCGCCCAGCAGGGGATTGTGCACGCCGAGGTTTACATCTCAGTCGGCGTCATCTACGTCTGGCGCAACCACGATCCGGAGTGCTTCGAGCCGATCTTTGCAGGGCTGGAGCAGGCCCGTGTCCGGGCACAGCGGGAGCTTGGAATCTCCCTCTACTGGATCTTCGACGCCGTGCGGCACTTCACGCTCGAAGAGGCTGCTCGCGTCTTCCGCAAGGCGATCGAGATGCGCTGCGAGTACACGTCGATCATTGGCATTGGTCTCGGCGGCGACGAGCGCCGCTGCGGGTCGGAGCCGTTCCGCGAGCTGTATGCCGAGGCCAGGGCCGCTGGTCTGCGGCTGACCAACCATGCCGGAGAGACCACCCCGCCTGAGGCGATTCGAGAAGCGCTGGCTATCGGTTCCGAGCGCATCGGGCATGCGCTGTCGGCTGTGCAGGACTCCGAACTTCTCGAGGAGTTGAAGGTACGGAGTACTCCGCTGGAGCTGAATCCAACCTCTAATGTCCGGACCGGGGTCTGCGCCTCCTGGGCGGAGCATCCGCTGCGCCGCTACTTCGATCTGGGGCTGCTGGTCACGCTCAACTCCGACGATCCAGCCTTCTTCGGATCGGACCTGGAAGGCGAGTATATGCTGGCGCACACCGAACAGGGATTCACCCGCGACGAACTGCGCCGGCTTGCATCGAACTCGATAGAGGCGAGCTTTCTTCCCGAAGTGGAAAAGGCTTCCTGGACGGCCCGTATCGAATCAATCGGGTAA
- a CDS encoding TetR/AcrR family transcriptional regulator gives MDAILSATVQVLLAVGQENLTTTRVAARAGVSVGTLYQYFPNKQALLRAVLERHLGEVVSAVQRACLEHHGRPLEEMASGLVNGFLDAKLKNVRTSTALYAIANDVDGARIGREMASRACDAVAGMLATAPVQFCTEPLRLAEMLYGVFTGTARRLIESPAPHKLQESYRAELIRLAAAYLAASAR, from the coding sequence GTGGATGCCATCCTGTCCGCAACTGTTCAGGTTTTGCTCGCCGTCGGGCAGGAGAACCTGACCACCACGCGGGTCGCCGCCCGTGCCGGGGTATCGGTGGGAACGCTGTACCAGTACTTTCCTAACAAGCAGGCGCTGCTAAGGGCGGTCCTGGAGCGGCACCTGGGCGAGGTGGTTTCCGCGGTCCAGCGTGCCTGCCTGGAACACCACGGCCGGCCGCTGGAGGAGATGGCGTCCGGGCTGGTCAACGGATTCCTCGACGCCAAGCTGAAGAATGTCCGCACCAGCACCGCCCTTTACGCGATCGCCAATGACGTGGACGGCGCACGGATAGGCCGCGAGATGGCTAGCCGCGCCTGCGACGCGGTCGCGGGGATGCTCGCCACCGCGCCCGTCCAGTTCTGCACCGAACCGCTACGCCTGGCCGAGATGCTCTACGGCGTTTTCACGGGCACCGCACGGCGGCTGATCGAGTCGCCCGCGCCGCACAAGCTGCAGGAATCGTATCGCGCTGAGCTGATCCGCCTGGCCGCAGCTTATCTGGCCGCGTCAGCCCGATAA
- a CDS encoding oxidoreductase has translation MTKTNELGGVFTFPGTDMTVNRMGYGAMQLAGPQVFGPPRDRAEAIAVVREAVESGVNHIDTSDFYGPHVVNEILREALHPYPAGLTLVTKVGAKRGPNAEWIQSLDRELLVQSVEDNLRNLGVDALDVVNLRGSGLMTPDGSSMVGGMEVLAELQQQGKIRHIGLSNVSREQFVEARKVAPVVTVQNFYNVANRADDAFIDELAAEGIAYVPFFPLGGFSPLQSGTLNEVAAEVGATPMQVALARLLQRSPNILLIPGTSTRVHLRENLAAAALRLSDDLLVKLDDVAKDAVRAEFHLATASAH, from the coding sequence ATGACGAAGACGAATGAGCTGGGTGGCGTGTTCACGTTTCCGGGAACCGACATGACGGTGAACCGCATGGGCTATGGCGCAATGCAACTGGCGGGGCCGCAGGTGTTCGGCCCGCCGAGGGACCGCGCCGAAGCGATCGCGGTGGTCCGTGAGGCGGTCGAGTCGGGTGTGAACCACATCGACACATCGGACTTCTACGGTCCGCACGTGGTGAACGAGATTCTGCGCGAGGCGCTGCACCCCTATCCGGCCGGGCTGACGCTGGTCACCAAGGTGGGCGCAAAGCGCGGGCCGAATGCCGAGTGGATCCAGAGTCTCGATCGCGAGCTCCTGGTCCAGTCGGTTGAGGACAACCTGCGCAACTTGGGCGTGGACGCGCTCGACGTAGTGAACCTGCGCGGCAGCGGCTTGATGACTCCGGATGGCTCGTCGATGGTCGGCGGTATGGAGGTGCTGGCCGAGCTGCAGCAGCAGGGTAAGATCCGCCACATCGGCCTCAGTAACGTGTCGCGCGAGCAGTTTGTGGAGGCGCGCAAGGTGGCGCCGGTCGTGACCGTGCAGAACTTCTACAACGTCGCGAACCGTGCGGATGATGCCTTCATCGACGAACTGGCCGCGGAGGGAATCGCGTATGTGCCGTTCTTCCCGTTGGGCGGATTCTCGCCCCTGCAATCAGGGACGCTGAACGAGGTTGCCGCCGAAGTTGGCGCGACGCCCATGCAGGTGGCGCTCGCGCGGCTTCTCCAGCGCTCGCCAAACATCCTGCTGATTCCGGGCACTTCGACGCGCGTCCATTTGCGCGAGAACCTGGCGGCGGCGGCACTTCGTCTGTCTGACGATCTGCTCGTGAAGCTGGACGACGTAGCGAAGGATGCCGTGCGCGCGGAATTCCACTTGGCGACCGCCAGCGCGCACTGA